The proteins below are encoded in one region of Bdellovibrio bacteriovorus:
- a CDS encoding formylglycine-generating enzyme family protein, which translates to MKHYQRWILAGMMIVLPCLARATDRVLIPAGEFKMPAVLSKKSIPVKAFYLDRDPVTNKEFLEFIKLNPEWAKSKTKRIFADKNYLNHWSHDFSYEDSRYDKMPVVQVSWYAARSYCFWKGGRLPTIAEWEYVALFPFPGGPPLQSLILEWYGKSSEWPLPAVMSGPANSAGIYDLHGLIWEWVEDFNSSLVTGESRADSALDKNLFCGAGSAGAADPSDYAAFMRYAFRSSLKAAYTVQNLGFRCAQDKEPL; encoded by the coding sequence ATGAAGCATTATCAAAGATGGATCCTTGCCGGAATGATGATAGTGCTTCCTTGTCTAGCGAGAGCTACGGACAGAGTTCTTATACCCGCCGGCGAATTTAAAATGCCGGCGGTCTTAAGCAAAAAAAGTATTCCGGTAAAAGCGTTTTATCTAGATCGCGATCCCGTCACGAATAAAGAATTTCTGGAATTTATAAAACTGAATCCTGAATGGGCTAAATCAAAAACTAAAAGAATTTTTGCCGACAAAAACTATCTGAATCATTGGAGCCATGATTTTTCTTACGAGGATTCCCGTTATGACAAGATGCCGGTGGTTCAAGTGAGTTGGTACGCAGCCCGCAGTTATTGCTTTTGGAAGGGCGGAAGGCTGCCAACGATTGCAGAGTGGGAATATGTCGCTCTTTTTCCTTTTCCAGGTGGTCCTCCACTTCAAAGCTTAATTTTAGAGTGGTATGGCAAGTCGTCAGAGTGGCCACTCCCTGCTGTTATGAGCGGTCCCGCGAACTCAGCAGGTATTTATGATTTACACGGACTTATCTGGGAGTGGGTCGAAGACTTTAACTCATCCCTTGTCACCGGTGAGTCCCGCGCGGATTCCGCTTTAGATAAGAATTTATTTTGTGGTGCCGGCAGTGCGGGCGCCGCAGATCCCTCAGACTATGCGGCCTTTATGCGCTATGCATTTCGCAGCAGCCTCAAGGCGGCCTATACAGTGCAGAACCTGGGATTTCGTTGTGCCCAGGATAAGGAGCCATTATGA
- a CDS encoding SCO family protein, whose amino-acid sequence MKKYILPLLLLGLLSGAGFPDDSIYNLNSAFLNEQGKSVSLTDLQGSPVVISMAYTGCVYTCPLILAQMQNIEKEMDKQGRPDVRYLLISFDHERDTPAVLQKYLADKKLSKKWSLWTAKTDKAPREVANVLGIKYKKMDGGDYDHSFIISVLDDKGRIKFQQTGADGKPEEMVLALKK is encoded by the coding sequence ATGAAAAAATATATTTTACCTTTGCTACTCTTAGGGCTGTTGTCGGGAGCAGGTTTTCCCGATGATTCCATCTACAACTTAAATTCCGCATTTCTCAATGAACAAGGCAAAAGTGTCTCGCTCACGGACTTGCAGGGAAGTCCGGTTGTGATCTCGATGGCCTATACAGGGTGTGTCTACACCTGTCCGCTGATACTGGCACAAATGCAGAACATCGAGAAAGAAATGGATAAGCAAGGGCGCCCAGATGTTCGTTACCTGCTGATCAGTTTCGACCATGAACGCGATACGCCCGCGGTTCTGCAGAAATATCTAGCTGATAAAAAACTCAGTAAGAAATGGTCTTTATGGACAGCGAAGACAGATAAAGCCCCTCGTGAAGTCGCGAACGTCTTAGGCATTAAGTATAAAAAAATGGATGGAGGGGATTACGACCACTCATTCATTATTTCTGTATTGGATGACAAAGGCAGAATTAAATTTCAACAAACAGGCGCTGACGGTAAACCTGAAGAAATGGTGCTGGCTCTGAAAAAGTAA
- a CDS encoding DUF2249 domain-containing protein gives MKEFVIEAQKIPPQQRHSHIFETFDNLEAGESILIVNNHDPVPLLRQFEENRKEQFQPEYLEKGPETWKLRLTKLKKEGCCGFCGG, from the coding sequence ATGAAAGAGTTTGTAATTGAAGCCCAAAAAATTCCACCGCAACAACGTCACAGTCACATCTTTGAGACCTTTGATAATTTGGAGGCGGGTGAAAGTATACTGATCGTCAACAATCACGATCCCGTCCCTCTGTTACGTCAATTCGAAGAAAACCGCAAAGAACAGTTTCAACCTGAGTACTTAGAAAAAGGACCTGAGACATGGAAACTGCGTCTGACGAAACTTAAAAAAGAAGGCTGTTGCGGTTTCTGTGGCGGCTAA
- a CDS encoding Crp/Fnr family transcriptional regulator, giving the protein MDEIVRRLKSLDGFNKASELELKQWASFMRCVRHSAREVLYRKNDKINDIFILLCGSVRVYDAVSTSERKIFNFLARGEYLGIAMAGLPTPQHPATVQCIEDCTFISMPLSVYNDLLKKMPEIRGVVNRQISERFLELQNDICISHQLTPTRVADLLIRLLKKQDLLGSYRLQIPLTRLDIAERIGAQSETVIRILSQWTKHGWIRTDDRHIEILNPQILEDIRHGKNIRRASSAASNAAGHDL; this is encoded by the coding sequence ATGGATGAGATAGTCCGACGTTTAAAATCATTGGATGGATTCAATAAAGCCTCAGAACTTGAATTGAAGCAATGGGCTTCGTTCATGAGATGTGTCCGCCACTCTGCTCGCGAGGTGCTTTACCGCAAAAATGACAAGATCAACGACATCTTCATTCTTCTGTGCGGCTCGGTGCGAGTATATGATGCAGTTTCCACTTCGGAACGAAAGATTTTTAATTTTCTAGCTCGCGGAGAATATTTGGGAATAGCGATGGCGGGCTTGCCGACTCCACAGCATCCAGCGACTGTTCAATGCATTGAAGACTGCACTTTTATAAGCATGCCACTTTCAGTATATAACGATTTGCTAAAGAAAATGCCCGAAATTCGGGGTGTGGTAAACCGACAGATTTCTGAAAGATTTTTGGAATTACAAAACGACATTTGTATCTCTCATCAATTGACTCCCACTCGAGTTGCTGACCTTTTAATACGACTTTTAAAGAAACAAGATCTTTTAGGCAGCTATCGTCTGCAAATTCCATTAACCCGCTTAGATATCGCCGAACGCATCGGAGCTCAAAGCGAGACGGTGATTCGTATCCTTAGCCAGTGGACAAAACACGGTTGGATCCGCACTGATGATAGACACATTGAAATATTGAATCCGCAGATTCTGGAGGACATTCGCCATGGCAAAAATATTAGAAGAGCTTCGTCAGCAGCATCAAACGCTGCTGGACATGATCTCTGA
- a CDS encoding NnrS family protein produces MEQNQLDAYRIFFPAGWLLSIWGVVLWVLFPWKLVNYPGFSHPEIMMGGFFLCFVCGFLMTAVPRFTNTFGPTRSEQNFSLLAIAGLFASLLIPQKAAFYGAVLFCLFFLVFYSARRFLQRKSNPPDSFIFVAAGLLSAIAGTFILFLGEFFNVPSELYFLGRSLFLQCYIMCLILGVGSRLIPALLGWAPLPTETHKTSRQGWLFVVLSFFFVLSYFCESQGHILGAALLRAAIVTLICFKFWKLHKFPQRQGVQTWGLWISGWSLLVAFWALAFLPSFRIHILHIVYVSGMGLMTFMIAVRVILSHGKHDMILEKSSKLLGLGAFLLFFAGLTRFSAGLAPHIYQSHLLYAAVTWIAGALVWGWMFLPKIFHVGPSHDKSV; encoded by the coding sequence ATGGAACAAAATCAACTAGATGCTTACCGAATTTTCTTTCCCGCGGGCTGGCTTTTATCAATCTGGGGTGTAGTTTTATGGGTTCTCTTTCCTTGGAAGCTGGTCAACTATCCAGGTTTTAGTCATCCTGAGATTATGATGGGAGGATTCTTTCTGTGCTTTGTGTGCGGTTTTCTGATGACGGCCGTTCCTCGTTTCACAAATACTTTTGGTCCTACTCGGAGCGAACAAAATTTTTCACTTCTGGCAATCGCCGGACTATTTGCAAGCTTACTGATTCCTCAGAAAGCGGCTTTTTATGGGGCCGTCCTCTTCTGCCTTTTCTTTTTAGTTTTTTACAGCGCGCGCAGATTTCTTCAAAGAAAAAGCAATCCACCGGATTCTTTCATTTTCGTTGCCGCTGGCTTGCTTTCAGCCATCGCGGGAACTTTCATTCTATTTCTTGGAGAGTTCTTTAACGTTCCTTCAGAGTTGTATTTTTTGGGACGAAGTCTTTTTCTGCAATGCTATATTATGTGTTTGATTTTAGGAGTTGGCTCAAGACTGATTCCAGCTTTACTCGGTTGGGCTCCACTCCCTACAGAGACGCATAAAACTTCTCGTCAGGGTTGGCTGTTTGTGGTACTTTCTTTCTTTTTTGTCCTGAGCTATTTTTGTGAAAGCCAGGGGCACATTTTAGGGGCAGCCCTTCTGAGAGCAGCGATCGTGACGCTGATTTGTTTTAAATTCTGGAAACTGCATAAGTTCCCACAAAGACAAGGCGTGCAGACTTGGGGATTGTGGATCTCTGGCTGGTCCTTGTTAGTGGCGTTTTGGGCCTTGGCCTTTTTACCGTCATTCCGCATTCATATTTTGCATATTGTTTATGTGTCTGGAATGGGGCTTATGACATTTATGATCGCGGTGCGTGTGATTCTTTCTCACGGTAAGCACGATATGATTTTAGAAAAAAGCTCCAAGCTTTTGGGGCTCGGAGCTTTCTTGCTTTTCTTTGCGGGGCTGACTCGTTTTTCTGCGGGACTGGCTCCACATATTTACCAGTCCCATCTTTTGTACGCGGCGGTTACGTGGATTGCTGGAGCTCTGGTTTGGGGCTGGATGTTCCTGCCCAAGATTTTTCATGTTGGGCCTTCACATGATAAAAGCGTTTAG
- the nrdD gene encoding anaerobic ribonucleoside-triphosphate reductase produces the protein MLRLNEQQLNTKIQFIENYIRAANAAEGSKFDANANVTHKNIATMESELNKDINIQVNRALVRKKIEALFGKELADEYIRQIEAHEIYVHDETSLKPYCASISMYPLLLDGLKKLGGESQAPQHLESFCGCFVNLVFAISSQFAGAVATVEWLMYFDHFARKDYGDKYLETHTRLINNHLQHVVYALNQPAAARGYQSVFWNISLYDESYFKSLFEDFVFPDGDRPCWKTVEKLQAHFMSWFNQERTKALLTFPVVTAAMLTGEQGPLNPSFAHMCAKELSEGNSFFMYMSDSADSLASCCRLRNEISDRTFSYSLGAGGVATGSINVITLNMNRLVQKNLDLLEAVQKIQKYQVAYRKLMQDYFDHGLLTAYSAGFITLDKQFLTIGINGMVEAAEYLGYQVSNNARYKAFLKQQLKTIFDANRAAREIYGYMFNTEFVPAENLGVKNSAWDRADGLAASRECYNSYFYVVENDDVNAVDKMILHGAEMMEYLDGGSALHLNLEEKLTAQGFYKLIHAAALTGCNYWCVNVKITICNECESIDKRTLHHCSQCGSENVDHATRVIGYLKRISSFSSARQKEAAKRFYHVKAQHEKSWAGTSSPKPELQQST, from the coding sequence ATGCTTCGCCTGAACGAGCAACAGCTCAACACAAAAATTCAATTTATCGAAAACTACATTCGCGCCGCCAACGCCGCCGAAGGATCAAAGTTTGATGCCAATGCCAATGTCACTCATAAAAATATTGCGACGATGGAATCAGAACTGAATAAGGATATTAATATCCAAGTCAATCGCGCCTTGGTTCGCAAAAAAATTGAGGCTCTTTTCGGCAAGGAACTTGCCGATGAATACATCCGTCAAATCGAAGCCCATGAAATTTACGTGCATGACGAAACCTCACTGAAACCCTATTGCGCCTCCATCTCTATGTACCCCCTCTTGCTGGATGGATTAAAGAAATTGGGAGGAGAATCCCAAGCTCCTCAACATCTGGAAAGTTTCTGCGGCTGTTTTGTGAATCTGGTCTTTGCCATCTCGTCACAATTTGCTGGAGCCGTCGCGACCGTAGAGTGGCTGATGTATTTTGACCACTTTGCGCGCAAAGACTATGGTGACAAATATTTGGAAACTCACACGCGTCTTATTAACAATCATCTGCAACATGTGGTGTATGCCTTAAACCAACCCGCAGCTGCGCGCGGTTACCAATCCGTGTTTTGGAATATCTCGCTTTATGATGAGTCCTACTTTAAATCTCTTTTCGAAGATTTCGTATTCCCTGACGGCGACAGACCTTGCTGGAAAACGGTGGAAAAACTCCAAGCGCATTTCATGAGTTGGTTCAATCAAGAAAGAACCAAGGCGCTATTAACTTTTCCAGTCGTGACCGCCGCGATGCTGACCGGCGAACAAGGACCTTTGAATCCCAGCTTCGCCCACATGTGCGCCAAAGAGCTTAGCGAAGGCAATAGTTTCTTTATGTACATGAGCGACTCCGCCGACAGCTTGGCCAGCTGCTGTCGCTTGCGCAATGAGATCTCGGATCGCACCTTTAGCTATTCTTTAGGAGCAGGTGGCGTTGCTACAGGCTCTATCAATGTGATCACTTTGAATATGAATCGTCTGGTCCAAAAAAATTTGGATTTGCTTGAAGCGGTTCAAAAAATTCAGAAGTACCAAGTCGCTTATCGCAAATTAATGCAGGACTATTTCGATCACGGCCTTTTAACGGCGTACTCTGCGGGATTTATCACTCTCGATAAACAATTTTTGACAATCGGTATTAATGGCATGGTCGAAGCGGCAGAATATCTAGGCTATCAAGTTTCTAACAATGCTCGTTACAAAGCTTTCTTGAAACAGCAGCTGAAAACGATTTTTGATGCCAACCGTGCCGCGCGTGAAATTTATGGATATATGTTCAATACCGAGTTTGTTCCGGCAGAAAATCTAGGAGTCAAAAATTCGGCCTGGGATCGCGCCGACGGATTAGCCGCTTCAAGAGAGTGCTACAATTCTTATTTCTATGTTGTTGAAAACGACGACGTCAACGCTGTTGATAAAATGATTCTGCATGGGGCAGAAATGATGGAGTATCTTGACGGTGGATCCGCTTTGCATCTCAATCTTGAAGAAAAACTAACCGCTCAAGGATTTTACAAATTGATCCATGCTGCGGCCTTAACGGGATGCAATTACTGGTGCGTGAATGTGAAAATCACGATTTGCAATGAGTGTGAATCCATCGACAAACGCACTCTGCATCACTGTTCTCAGTGTGGCAGCGAAAACGTCGATCATGCCACACGGGTCATTGGGTATTTGAAAAGGATCTCCTCGTTTAGTTCCGCTCGGCAGAAAGAAGCGGCTAAACGCTTTTATCATGTGAAGGCCCAACATGAAAAATCTTGGGCAGGAACATCCAGCCCCAAACCAGAGCTCCAGCAATCCACGTAA
- the nrdG gene encoding anaerobic ribonucleoside-triphosphate reductase activating protein, with the protein MNIYKYDIVFQEVPDQISLAFYVCGCPLKCPGCHSPELWTEKTGSPLTMDLLHQLLADYKNKITCVLFLGGEWHAKDLISLLTHCQQQGLLTALYTGLDDIPSSIKDHLDFLKIGPWRAELGGLNSPTTNQKFIDLKTQQTLNHLFQR; encoded by the coding sequence ATGAACATCTACAAGTACGACATCGTCTTTCAAGAAGTACCCGATCAAATCAGCCTCGCCTTCTACGTTTGCGGCTGCCCCCTGAAATGCCCAGGCTGCCATTCTCCAGAACTCTGGACAGAAAAAACAGGCTCTCCACTCACGATGGACCTGCTGCACCAGCTTTTGGCGGATTATAAAAACAAAATCACCTGCGTTCTTTTCTTAGGTGGTGAGTGGCACGCGAAAGACCTTATTTCGTTGCTCACTCATTGTCAGCAGCAGGGATTGCTCACGGCTCTTTATACGGGACTAGACGACATTCCTTCATCTATTAAAGATCATTTGGACTTCCTCAAAATCGGTCCGTGGCGTGCCGAGCTGGGCGGGCTGAACTCGCCGACGACCAATCAAAAATTTATCGATTTAAAAACCCAACAGACACTCAATCATCTTTTTCAAAGATAA
- a CDS encoding Crp/Fnr family transcriptional regulator produces MSEANKLNCPICSSQEEKVISDLLSFMKKKKFAKNSLVFEAGEEINGLYLITSGSVKISKLSPSGKEIVLQILGEGKTFGEGSVLGQDRHGDTFVANENTEVMFLPKKEFQNIIQSNLSLYQAVVGSLIKWMNNLDVVIENINTPSAKDRVWLHLGRLQEQQKTPVIKLDGKKHDVALMLGLRPETFSRALAELESEGKIKMNHKQIQLLS; encoded by the coding sequence ATGAGTGAAGCAAATAAACTGAATTGCCCCATCTGTTCTTCGCAGGAAGAAAAAGTGATCTCGGATTTACTTTCTTTTATGAAGAAAAAAAAGTTCGCGAAAAATTCGCTCGTCTTTGAAGCCGGTGAAGAGATCAATGGTCTTTATCTTATAACTAGCGGGTCTGTGAAAATTTCTAAGCTTTCTCCTTCAGGAAAAGAAATCGTCTTACAAATTCTCGGAGAAGGAAAAACTTTTGGTGAAGGCAGTGTCTTGGGTCAAGACCGCCACGGTGACACTTTTGTCGCAAATGAAAATACCGAAGTCATGTTCCTTCCTAAAAAAGAATTTCAAAATATCATTCAGTCCAATCTGTCTTTGTATCAAGCCGTCGTAGGTTCACTGATTAAATGGATGAACAATCTGGATGTGGTTATTGAAAACATCAACACCCCGTCTGCGAAGGATCGCGTGTGGCTTCATTTAGGACGTCTGCAAGAGCAACAAAAGACACCCGTCATAAAGCTAGACGGTAAGAAACACGATGTGGCTTTGATGTTGGGACTTCGTCCGGAAACTTTTTCCCGCGCTTTGGCCGAACTTGAAAGCGAAGGAAAAATTAAGATGAACCACAAGCAAATCCAACTGTTGTCATAA
- a CDS encoding prenyltransferase/squalene oxidase repeat-containing protein, which translates to MQGSLFGILLLFVSLSADARPYFDKQISSALEFIEHYQTTGKDGYDLGQWRARVTSYVPSAIGVGKFNVPFEEPTAFVASSVANVLAEIYLHDSRYTLIPPMIDKTIDGFQKYYWGSLFNFYPPATFKGVRVRQPRYMYLAPQWKGFANIPPDADTTSVSYTLMRYRDMIENRASPDLPSQVINAFSYARDLNRVPHAYNAAQGHFKTGAFLTWLWDEKNPDMPRNIFAAPHRGTRIPFNFNDVDCVVNGNVLKLLNLAQKTSGPGYRASCDHLNRVVRNKQFYFCGMYYPSYYALPYTMATALQSGVSCLEPSKERLINYIISKQRKDGSWRNSFLARPDYIHSTAWALNTLILLGDSENELHRARVNRGVRFLLSQAQKDSGGRTYWAGQVFYAATFIARYPVVWRSSAYTTALSAKALLLSEPYLR; encoded by the coding sequence GTGCAGGGAAGCTTATTTGGAATCTTGTTATTGTTCGTTTCACTGAGCGCGGACGCGCGCCCTTATTTTGACAAACAGATTTCATCTGCTTTGGAATTTATCGAGCACTATCAAACAACTGGTAAAGATGGTTACGATTTAGGCCAGTGGCGAGCGCGGGTGACCTCCTATGTACCTAGCGCGATCGGTGTCGGTAAGTTCAATGTTCCATTTGAAGAGCCCACCGCGTTTGTCGCCTCGTCTGTCGCCAATGTTTTGGCAGAAATTTATTTGCACGACTCACGCTATACCTTGATTCCACCGATGATCGATAAAACCATCGACGGCTTTCAAAAATATTATTGGGGATCTCTTTTCAACTTTTATCCTCCAGCGACTTTCAAGGGAGTCCGCGTTCGACAACCGCGATATATGTATTTGGCGCCGCAATGGAAAGGTTTTGCGAACATCCCACCCGATGCGGATACAACTTCCGTATCCTACACATTGATGCGTTATCGGGACATGATCGAAAATCGCGCCTCACCCGATCTTCCATCGCAAGTGATAAATGCTTTTTCTTACGCACGCGACTTAAACCGGGTGCCTCATGCTTACAATGCAGCACAGGGACATTTTAAAACCGGCGCGTTTTTGACCTGGTTGTGGGATGAGAAAAATCCCGATATGCCTCGAAATATTTTTGCAGCTCCTCACCGCGGGACCCGAATTCCGTTTAACTTTAATGACGTGGACTGCGTGGTGAACGGCAATGTTTTAAAACTTCTGAATCTCGCACAAAAAACTTCAGGCCCGGGATACCGGGCTAGTTGCGATCATCTGAATCGTGTTGTCAGGAACAAGCAATTTTACTTCTGTGGAATGTACTATCCCAGCTACTATGCTCTGCCCTACACCATGGCAACGGCTCTTCAATCGGGAGTGTCTTGCCTAGAACCATCAAAAGAGAGGTTGATTAATTATATTATCAGCAAACAGCGCAAAGACGGCTCTTGGCGCAACAGCTTTTTAGCACGACCGGATTATATTCACTCAACGGCGTGGGCTCTTAATACACTCATCCTTCTGGGTGACTCCGAAAATGAACTGCATCGCGCACGCGTAAACAGAGGCGTTCGCTTTTTACTTTCTCAAGCACAGAAAGATTCCGGAGGACGAACTTATTGGGCTGGACAAGTATTTTATGCCGCCACTTTTATCGCACGCTACCCCGTCGTTTGGCGGTCTTCAGCTTACACCACGGCTTTATCAGCGAAAGCTTTACTTTTATCTGAACCTTATTTGAGATGA
- a CDS encoding 30S ribosomal protein S1, whose protein sequence is MTKQLNKAELEKQKVLAFLDAEDAKVPANPGILNAKADKGDFENLFEASMKEQDFKVGDVVTGTVVEVQSDYVLVDINYKSEGLIAINEFRIVDGVREVKAGDKVEVLIDRIENENGMIVLSKDKADMLRAWTDISKAAENEEVIEGTVVAKVKGGLSVDIGVKAFLPGSQIDLRPVRNMDVYLGKKFKFKVIKFNKKRGNIVLSRRALLEEERDSLRSQTLDTMAEGSIVTGVVKNITDYGAFIDLGGMDGLLHITDMSWGRVKHPSEMLNVGDEIQVKVLKYDKEKERVSLGMKQLTSDPWESVKASYPPGTKLKGKVVSLAEYGAFVELGEGIEGLIHVSEMSWTKRVKHPSQIVNVGDEVEVVVLEVDTENRRISLGMKQLQTNPWVEMKESYPPGTIIEGEVKSVTDFGIFIGIEEGIDGLVHISDFSWTKRVNHPSEMFTKGQKVRAVVLGVDIENERFSLGIKQLESDPWSNIENKYAIGTQHDVKVTKTADFGAFVELESDIEGLIHISELTTDKINSVEDFIKPGQTVKAEVISIDKDARKIGLSAKLVKLREAKADVDDYVKKATATSKSTFGDLFADQLKNVKTDKQ, encoded by the coding sequence ATGACAAAACAATTAAACAAAGCCGAGCTTGAAAAACAGAAAGTTCTAGCTTTCTTGGATGCTGAAGACGCTAAGGTTCCAGCAAATCCTGGTATCTTGAATGCGAAAGCAGATAAAGGTGACTTCGAAAATCTATTTGAAGCATCTATGAAAGAGCAAGACTTCAAAGTCGGCGACGTTGTTACTGGTACTGTAGTCGAAGTTCAGTCTGACTACGTTCTAGTTGACATCAACTACAAGTCTGAAGGTTTGATCGCTATCAATGAATTCCGTATTGTTGACGGTGTTCGTGAAGTGAAAGCTGGAGACAAAGTAGAAGTTTTGATCGACCGTATCGAAAACGAAAACGGCATGATCGTTCTTTCTAAAGACAAAGCTGACATGCTTCGCGCATGGACTGACATCTCTAAAGCAGCTGAGAACGAAGAAGTTATCGAAGGTACTGTTGTTGCTAAAGTTAAAGGCGGCTTGAGCGTTGACATCGGCGTTAAAGCATTCTTGCCTGGATCTCAAATCGATCTACGCCCTGTTCGCAACATGGACGTTTACCTTGGTAAGAAATTTAAATTCAAAGTTATCAAATTCAATAAGAAACGTGGCAACATCGTTCTTTCTCGCCGCGCTCTTCTTGAAGAAGAACGTGACAGTCTCCGTTCACAAACTCTTGATACTATGGCGGAAGGTTCTATCGTTACTGGTGTTGTTAAAAACATCACTGACTACGGAGCATTCATCGACCTTGGTGGCATGGACGGATTGTTGCACATCACAGACATGTCTTGGGGCCGCGTAAAACATCCTTCAGAAATGTTGAATGTTGGCGACGAAATCCAAGTTAAAGTTCTTAAATACGACAAAGAAAAAGAACGCGTTTCTTTGGGCATGAAGCAATTGACTTCTGATCCTTGGGAATCTGTTAAAGCTTCTTATCCTCCAGGCACTAAGCTTAAAGGAAAAGTTGTATCTTTGGCTGAATACGGTGCATTCGTTGAACTTGGCGAAGGTATCGAAGGTTTGATCCACGTTTCTGAAATGTCTTGGACTAAACGTGTGAAACATCCTTCTCAAATCGTAAACGTTGGTGACGAAGTTGAAGTTGTTGTACTTGAAGTAGACACTGAAAACCGTCGCATCAGCTTGGGTATGAAACAGCTTCAAACAAATCCTTGGGTTGAAATGAAGGAATCTTATCCTCCAGGAACAATCATCGAGGGTGAAGTTAAGTCTGTAACTGACTTCGGTATCTTCATCGGTATTGAAGAAGGTATTGACGGTCTAGTTCATATCTCTGACTTCTCTTGGACTAAACGCGTAAACCACCCAAGTGAAATGTTCACTAAAGGTCAAAAAGTACGCGCGGTTGTTCTAGGCGTAGACATCGAGAACGAAAGATTCTCTTTGGGTATCAAACAACTTGAGTCTGATCCTTGGTCTAACATCGAGAACAAATACGCTATCGGTACACAACACGACGTTAAAGTAACTAAAACAGCTGATTTTGGTGCTTTCGTTGAGCTTGAGTCTGATATCGAAGGTTTGATCCATATTTCTGAACTAACAACTGACAAAATCAACTCAGTTGAAGACTTCATTAAGCCAGGTCAAACTGTAAAAGCTGAAGTGATCTCTATCGACAAAGACGCTCGTAAGATCGGTTTGTCAGCTAAGCTTGTTAAACTTCGCGAAGCAAAAGCGGACGTTGACGATTACGTTAAAAAAGCGACTGCAACATCTAAGTCTACTTTCGGTGACTTGTTTGCTGACCAGTTGAAAAACGTAAAAACTGACAAGCAATAG
- the sppA gene encoding signal peptide peptidase SppA: MKGSFFKKLVIIFLVFVGIGALLKMSMDSFGESEKKVLSQNSILHLEMNGVILNGKKFLKNLKKYKDDDKVKAILISINSPGGSVGPSQEIFAEIKRAREELKKPVICVSTGVMASGAYYSAVACDKIVVAPGALIGSIGVIMEFANIEKLYDWAKISRYSITSGRFKDSGAEYRAMREDERALFQSMIDEVYGQFKATVAKERNLKEEVVSEYADGRVFTGATAVKMGFADQEGFFEDAVKLAAETAKLGDDFDVFEIPKKRMSIFDLGGGDSEDDLNSLSEYADLLKGKSFGPDMEGAMKYILRAKYLNQPLLLMPGYWE, translated from the coding sequence ATGAAGGGCAGTTTCTTTAAAAAGCTTGTTATCATTTTTCTAGTTTTTGTCGGTATCGGAGCTCTACTAAAAATGAGCATGGATTCTTTCGGAGAATCCGAAAAGAAAGTCCTTTCCCAAAATTCCATTCTTCACCTTGAAATGAACGGTGTGATTCTGAATGGGAAAAAGTTCCTTAAAAATCTTAAGAAATACAAAGACGACGACAAAGTCAAAGCGATCTTGATCTCTATCAACTCTCCGGGTGGATCTGTCGGCCCTTCTCAAGAAATCTTTGCCGAGATCAAACGCGCGCGTGAAGAACTTAAAAAACCGGTGATCTGTGTGTCGACGGGTGTGATGGCTAGTGGCGCTTATTACTCGGCGGTCGCTTGCGACAAAATCGTTGTGGCCCCGGGGGCCTTGATCGGTTCTATCGGTGTGATCATGGAATTTGCAAACATCGAAAAGCTTTACGACTGGGCGAAGATCTCTCGTTATTCTATTACTTCGGGAAGGTTCAAAGACTCCGGTGCTGAGTACAGAGCTATGCGTGAAGACGAAAGAGCTCTTTTCCAAAGCATGATCGACGAGGTTTATGGCCAGTTTAAAGCGACCGTGGCGAAAGAGCGTAATTTGAAAGAAGAAGTTGTTAGCGAATACGCCGACGGCCGTGTGTTTACTGGTGCCACAGCGGTGAAAATGGGTTTTGCCGATCAAGAGGGTTTCTTTGAAGACGCTGTTAAATTGGCGGCGGAAACTGCAAAGTTAGGTGATGACTTTGATGTTTTCGAAATTCCTAAAAAACGTATGAGCATTTTTGATCTTGGGGGCGGTGACTCTGAAGATGACTTAAACAGTCTTTCTGAATACGCCGACCTTCTTAAAGGAAAATCCTTCGGTCCAGATATGGAAGGCGCAATGAAATACATCCTGCGCGCGAAATATCTGAATCAGCCTTTGTTATTGATGCCTGGTTACTGGGAGTAA